In Streptomyces qaidamensis, one DNA window encodes the following:
- a CDS encoding glycosyltransferase family 87 protein, giving the protein MKTTGTRRSLAWLPVVWCLTRLLLLLFVLKVYVFPGPDVTSDVHVIYRGWYEVLSTGTFPLRDVTWQYPPAAALAILSPGLLPFLDYGTAFFVLVCVTDLAVLALMTYAGRRPGRSLRGSWVWVIGVPLLGPTVYARYDVMVTAVAMAALLAGSRHPKALGALAAFGALLKVWPAMLLLAARRRSALVSALVTGIVVTGAFAVAMPGAFAFLTFQRDRGTEVESLGALVFHVARHFGWQGEVKLNYGSIEFLGPYVSEVSTGALFLTGAAFGWLVLWRLLARRFEEHTLADAAFVAVLMFTTTSRVISPQYLVWLVGLAAVCLYFPGSRMRLPVVLVLVACFVTVLEFPFYFANVVASDGLGLTLLFLRNGLLVAAALLGARALWRAAVPRTLPAPVPAQPVRTDETPVSS; this is encoded by the coding sequence GTGTACGTCTTCCCGGGCCCGGACGTCACGAGCGACGTGCACGTGATCTACCGGGGCTGGTACGAGGTCCTCAGCACCGGAACGTTCCCGCTGCGCGACGTCACCTGGCAGTACCCGCCCGCCGCCGCACTCGCGATCCTCTCCCCCGGCCTGCTGCCCTTCCTGGACTACGGGACCGCGTTCTTCGTGCTGGTCTGCGTCACCGACCTGGCCGTGCTGGCCCTGATGACGTACGCCGGACGCCGCCCGGGCCGTTCGCTGCGCGGCTCCTGGGTGTGGGTGATCGGCGTACCGCTGCTCGGCCCGACGGTCTACGCCCGCTACGACGTGATGGTCACGGCGGTGGCGATGGCCGCGCTGCTCGCGGGCTCCCGGCACCCGAAGGCGCTGGGGGCCCTGGCCGCGTTCGGCGCCCTGCTGAAGGTCTGGCCGGCGATGCTGCTGCTGGCCGCCCGGCGCCGCAGCGCCTTGGTGTCGGCCCTGGTGACGGGCATCGTGGTGACGGGGGCGTTCGCAGTGGCCATGCCGGGTGCGTTCGCCTTCCTGACCTTCCAGCGCGACCGGGGCACCGAGGTGGAGTCGCTGGGCGCGCTGGTCTTCCATGTCGCCCGGCACTTCGGCTGGCAGGGCGAGGTGAAGCTGAACTACGGCTCGATCGAGTTCCTCGGGCCGTACGTGAGCGAGGTGAGCACGGGCGCCCTGTTCCTGACCGGGGCGGCCTTCGGCTGGCTGGTGCTGTGGCGGCTGCTGGCCCGGCGCTTCGAGGAGCACACACTCGCCGACGCGGCCTTCGTGGCGGTGCTGATGTTCACCACCACCAGCCGGGTGATCAGCCCGCAGTACTTGGTGTGGCTGGTCGGGCTGGCGGCGGTGTGCCTGTACTTCCCCGGGAGCCGGATGCGGCTGCCGGTCGTCCTGGTGCTGGTGGCGTGCTTCGTGACGGTGCTGGAGTTCCCGTTCTACTTCGCCAACGTCGTCGCCAGCGACGGCCTCGGCCTCACCCTGCTGTTCCTGCGCAACGGCCTCCTGGTGGCCGCCGCGCTGCTCGGTGCCCGTGCCCTGTGGCGTGCGGCGGTGCCGCGTACCCTCCCCGCTCCCGTGCCCGCTCAGCCCGTCCGCACCGACGAGACCCCCGTCTCCTCCTGA
- a CDS encoding MATE family efflux transporter gives MNAHREQLMLLARPVYFSLLASVAAGIINTVWVARLGGPAVAAVAVATTTENVLLGIALVFGSGTTVLVAHARGARDAAAVRAAVRGGWALWALVTPVVVACGLLGREPLARLVLGGADSAALPLAVAYFTLSMPGLAVFFAQQLVDGILKGTGDTRTPMRLALLAGGLILALDPLFIHLYGVRGAAAATVLSRCAALGIGLVALRRSTLLRTARRAEPGESLDVSLRRTLRTGLPMSADFTVRQTGALVLVAIVARLGVTAVAAYAIAYKVMYVATMAFYAVRQAASIHTAHTRGAGQDARREIGRQAVLLSGTVGLAAAVLLAVTAPWIMATFGAGPQVAGEGVLFLRCVGPYLVLLGCLIALGGVFEGSGRAPVLLRVTVIGTAVQLGLAYALTGLGLPGVCLAMALAAAVQGASAGLLFRRDPAQEETGVSSVRTG, from the coding sequence GTGAACGCCCACCGCGAACAGCTCATGCTGCTCGCCCGGCCCGTCTACTTCTCGCTCCTCGCCTCCGTCGCCGCCGGGATCATCAACACCGTCTGGGTCGCCCGGCTGGGCGGACCGGCCGTGGCCGCCGTCGCCGTGGCGACCACCACGGAGAACGTGCTGCTCGGTATCGCCCTGGTCTTCGGCTCCGGCACGACCGTCCTGGTCGCCCACGCCCGGGGTGCCCGCGACGCCGCCGCCGTACGGGCCGCGGTGCGCGGCGGATGGGCGCTGTGGGCGCTGGTGACACCGGTGGTGGTGGCCTGCGGCCTGCTGGGGCGCGAACCGCTCGCCCGGCTGGTGCTGGGCGGGGCCGACAGCGCCGCCCTCCCGCTCGCCGTCGCCTACTTCACGCTCTCCATGCCGGGCCTGGCCGTCTTCTTCGCCCAGCAGCTCGTCGACGGCATCCTCAAGGGCACCGGCGACACCCGCACCCCGATGCGCCTCGCCCTGCTGGCAGGCGGCCTGATCCTGGCCCTCGACCCGCTCTTCATCCACCTCTACGGCGTCCGGGGCGCCGCCGCCGCGACGGTGCTGTCCCGGTGTGCGGCGCTCGGAATCGGACTCGTCGCGCTGCGGCGCTCCACCCTCCTGCGCACGGCCCGCCGGGCCGAACCGGGCGAGTCCCTGGACGTCTCCCTGCGGCGCACGCTGCGGACCGGCCTGCCCATGTCCGCCGACTTCACCGTGCGCCAGACCGGCGCCCTGGTCCTGGTCGCGATCGTGGCGCGGCTCGGGGTGACGGCGGTGGCGGCCTACGCGATCGCCTACAAGGTCATGTACGTGGCGACCATGGCCTTCTACGCCGTCCGGCAGGCCGCCTCCATCCACACCGCGCACACGCGGGGCGCCGGCCAGGACGCCCGGCGGGAGATCGGGCGGCAGGCCGTGCTCCTCTCCGGCACCGTCGGACTCGCCGCGGCCGTGCTCCTGGCCGTCACCGCCCCCTGGATCATGGCCACCTTCGGCGCCGGGCCCCAGGTCGCGGGCGAGGGCGTGCTGTTCCTGCGCTGCGTCGGGCCCTACCTGGTGCTGCTGGGCTGTCTCATCGCGCTCGGCGGGGTCTTCGAGGGCAGTGGGCGGGCCCCGGTGCTGCTGCGGGTGACCGTGATCGGGACGGCCGTCCAGCTGGGACTGGCATACGCCCTCACGGGGCTCGGGCTGCCCGGAGTGTGTCTCGCGATGGCGCTCGCGGCGGCCGTGCAGGGTGCGTCGGCGGGGCTGCTGTTCCGGCGGGACCCGGCTCAGGAGGAGACGGGGGTCTCGTCGGTGCGGACGGGCTGA
- a CDS encoding PadR family transcriptional regulator has protein sequence MLELSILGFLAEEPLHGYELKDRITALTGHVRPVSDGALYPAITRLTAKGLLDQRTEPGASAAPRRILALTAEGREELLARLRDPKQTEITDHVRFNTVLAFLRHLADRHEQAAVLRRRLDFLQTPTSFFYDSGKPVRAEEADDLFRQGMLRVARATGEAERAWLREAIELLDRPE, from the coding sequence ATGCTGGAGCTGTCGATCCTGGGCTTCCTGGCCGAGGAGCCTCTGCACGGCTACGAGTTGAAGGACCGCATCACAGCGCTGACCGGGCATGTCCGTCCGGTCAGCGACGGCGCGCTCTACCCGGCGATCACCCGGCTGACCGCGAAGGGCCTGCTCGACCAGCGCACCGAGCCGGGCGCGAGCGCGGCCCCGCGCCGGATCCTCGCCCTCACCGCCGAGGGCCGGGAGGAGCTGCTGGCACGTCTGCGCGACCCGAAGCAGACGGAGATCACCGACCACGTCCGCTTCAACACGGTCCTCGCCTTCCTGCGCCACCTGGCCGACCGGCACGAGCAGGCCGCGGTGCTGCGCCGCCGGCTGGACTTCCTTCAGACGCCGACGAGCTTCTTCTACGACTCCGGCAAGCCGGTCCGCGCCGAGGAGGCGGACGACCTGTTCCGCCAGGGCATGCTGCGCGTGGCCCGGGCGACGGGCGAGGCCGAACGGGCCTGGCTGCGGGAGGCCATCGAGCTGCTCGACCGGCCGGAGTGA
- a CDS encoding NlpC/P60 family protein, giving the protein MGSHRRLAPSGFDRGAGAAVGFLSVAAAAVAVVPAAATPYDDTRATVDRLYEQAEKATEAYNAADERADELRDEVGIARDRIARGQQRVNTLRDSLGSLAGAQYREGGIDPSLALLFSDDPDDYLDHASRLDRLTAHQAGELRELRHAMRELAQDREEAAGKLRELDRSRKAVAAHKKAVERKLATARRLLNSLPESERDAYGRSSRSGRGDLPGIGSATAASGRGSAAVAAARSALGKPYVWGANGPSGFDCSGLMQWSYAQAGVSLPRTSQAQRYAGRQIPLSEARPGDLVVYRGDASHVGMYMGNGQVIHAPYPGAPVRYDPVGMMPVSSVTRV; this is encoded by the coding sequence GTGGGGTCTCATCGCCGCCTTGCACCGTCCGGGTTCGACCGGGGCGCCGGTGCCGCGGTCGGCTTCCTGTCCGTCGCGGCCGCCGCCGTGGCCGTGGTACCGGCCGCCGCCACACCGTACGACGACACCCGGGCCACGGTGGACCGGCTCTACGAGCAGGCCGAGAAGGCGACCGAGGCGTACAACGCGGCCGACGAACGCGCCGACGAACTGCGCGACGAGGTCGGCATCGCCCGGGACCGCATCGCCCGCGGGCAGCAGCGCGTCAACACCCTGCGCGACTCCCTCGGTTCGCTGGCCGGCGCCCAGTACCGCGAGGGCGGCATCGACCCGTCCCTCGCCCTGCTGTTCTCCGACGACCCGGACGACTACCTCGACCACGCGTCCCGGCTCGACCGCCTCACCGCCCACCAGGCCGGTGAGCTGAGGGAACTCCGGCACGCCATGCGCGAACTCGCCCAGGACCGCGAGGAGGCCGCCGGGAAGCTCCGCGAACTGGACCGGAGCCGCAAGGCCGTCGCCGCGCACAAGAAGGCCGTCGAGCGGAAGCTCGCCACGGCCCGGCGGCTGCTCAACTCCCTGCCGGAGTCCGAGCGCGACGCCTACGGCCGGTCCTCCCGCTCCGGCCGCGGCGACCTGCCCGGCATCGGCAGCGCCACCGCCGCCTCGGGACGCGGGTCGGCCGCCGTCGCCGCCGCCCGCAGCGCGCTCGGCAAGCCCTACGTCTGGGGCGCCAACGGACCTTCCGGCTTCGACTGTTCGGGCCTGATGCAGTGGTCGTACGCGCAGGCCGGGGTCTCCCTGCCGCGCACCTCGCAGGCCCAGCGGTACGCCGGCCGGCAGATCCCGCTGTCCGAGGCGCGTCCCGGTGACCTGGTCGTCTACCGGGGCGACGCCAGCCACGTCGGGATGTACATGGGCAACGGCCAGGTCATCCACGCGCCCTACCCCGGCGCGCCCGTGCGCTACGACCCGGTCGGGATGATGCCCGTCTCGTCGGTCACCAGGGTCTGA